Part of the Candidatus Zixiibacteriota bacterium genome is shown below.
CTGAAGGGCTGTATGGCAGAGTCTGGAAGTCCTCGTCAGGGCTCTGCACGACGCAGATTTCCTCAGCCTTTCTTAACGTATTGACGATATCCTCGAATTCGAGGCTGTTGGTAATTGCCACCCCGACTTTCTTGTTTTTGATCGCACGTACGATAACTTTGTTTTCGGCCGTGGCCAGGTTCTGGGTTACATCGCTGTCAGCAAAACGTGTCAGGTCGAGTTTTTCAGCTTCCAGGACGATTTCAGCCTGGTCGGATTCAGCCTGCGAGAGGGCCTGCTTAAAAGTCGACAGGATCCTGTCTTCAGACAATATATCTTTCCTGGATGTCATATCAGCCTACCCTGACCTTTCGAAAACGCGCGGGTGAACATCCCTGTGCGGTGCGGGCATTCTGCCCCGGCTGGCCTTTTCCGCAGTTGGGTGTGCCCCAGATTCTCCACTGGCTTTCGTCTCCGATCGCATCGCATGAATTCCAGAACTGGACAGTGCTCCCTGAGTAACGGGGAGATTTCACCATGGTAGTCAGTTTGCCTCCCTCGATCAACCAACCGACCTGGCCACCCAGGGTAAAGCCCTCGCGATTATCGTCGATCGACCAGCTGTCGGGCGCGGTAACATATAAACCTTTGTCTATTTCTCCAATAAGCTGGTCAAAGCTTTTATCACCCGGGTTCATGAGCACGTTCGGTATTCTCACGATCGGCACATTCATCCAGCCCGACGCGCGACAGCATGCAGTCGATTTTTTACCTATCCGGGAAGCTGTTTCACGGTCCGAGAGATAATTGACAAGCATTCCCCGCTCGATCAAAGGAGTTTTCTCGGTTTTCACACCCTCGTCGTCGTAAGCGTAAGTTGCCAGCCCGCCGGGCGCTTTAGAATCTGCCGTAAAAGTGACCAGCTCGGAAGCATATTTTAAGTTATCGAGCAGGTCCGGGGTTGCAAACGAGATACCCGAGAAATTGCGCTCGTAACCGAAGACACGGTCGAGTTCGAGCGGATGACCGACCGACTCATGGATCTGAAGCGAGAGCATATCTCCCGAAAGCACCACATCCATCTCGCCCTCGGGACAGTCTTTGGCCCAGGCCAGCGCTTTAACCTCCTCCACCAGACCTGGCAGGCTTTCGGCAAAGTCGAACTTTTCGGTGATCTCGTACCCGCCGGTCACCCATTGCCCGCCCGGTGTCGGATAGGCTCTTTCGTACTGTTCGCGATGAGACTTTATGATACCGCAGGAAGCGCCGATCCCGGCCTGGTAGATATCCTGGGTAATCTGCGACCCGGCACTGGAGGCAAAAAATTTGGAGGTCTTGTAAAAACTCATCGAAGCCGAGGAAGTCGTAATCTGGTCATCGATTCGCATCATGCTCTCGAGCTGTTCGAGATAGGCCACTTTTTCGGACAGTGACACCAGGAAAGGATCTTTTTTTATCGGTGTTTTGTAACTGTCCGTCACCTTCTCCACCGGGGCCAGCTCGATTGATTTTTGATTTATAGTTGCCGAAGCCCGGGCGATCTGGAAAGCCTTTTCAACGGCCACGATTATCGTTTCCTCAGATGTCACCGCTTCAGCCGCAAAACCCCAGGCTCCATCGGCAATCAGCCTGATCGCGAAACCCCTTGAGAATGAGCGGTTGAAGGTCTCCGGCCGGGCGTCGCGAACCGCGAGGTCCTGCTCGGTCAGTTCCTCATAGCGGAAATCGGCATAGGAAGCACCTTTTGCCAGGGCATGCTCGATCGCAGATTGTGAAAGCTTGTCCAGATTCATGAGGGGAATATATCAGCTAACATCTATTTCGTCAAGCTTGGCGGAACGTTCGGCCAGCTTGAGTTTCTCGATCAATTCATCCAAATTGCCTCCCAGGACATCATCGAGTTTGTAAAGGGTCAGGTTGATCCGGTGATCGGTGATCCGTCCCTGGGGAAAGTTGTATGTTCGAATTTTGGCCGAACGGTCGCCAGTTGAAACCATCTGCTTGCGCTGGCTGGCGATCTGCTCATTCTGTTCACGGGTGGCTTTTTCCAGCAGGCGTGCACGCAGTACCTTGAGGGCTTTGGCTTTGTTCTTGTGCTGTGATTTTTCATCCTGGCAGGTGACCACCAGCCCGCTGGGGACATGGGTGATGCGTACTGCAGAATCGGTAGTGTTGACCGACTGGCCTCCCGGGCCGGTGGACCGGAAGACATCGATACGCAGTTCGTGCTGGTTGATATCGACTTCGACCTCCTCCGCTTCCGGGAGTACCGCCACCGAGGCGGCCGAGGTATGAATGCGCCCGG
Proteins encoded:
- a CDS encoding TldD/PmbA family protein; the protein is MNLDKLSQSAIEHALAKGASYADFRYEELTEQDLAVRDARPETFNRSFSRGFAIRLIADGAWGFAAEAVTSEETIIVAVEKAFQIARASATINQKSIELAPVEKVTDSYKTPIKKDPFLVSLSEKVAYLEQLESMMRIDDQITTSSASMSFYKTSKFFASSAGSQITQDIYQAGIGASCGIIKSHREQYERAYPTPGGQWVTGGYEITEKFDFAESLPGLVEEVKALAWAKDCPEGEMDVVLSGDMLSLQIHESVGHPLELDRVFGYERNFSGISFATPDLLDNLKYASELVTFTADSKAPGGLATYAYDDEGVKTEKTPLIERGMLVNYLSDRETASRIGKKSTACCRASGWMNVPIVRIPNVLMNPGDKSFDQLIGEIDKGLYVTAPDSWSIDDNREGFTLGGQVGWLIEGGKLTTMVKSPRYSGSTVQFWNSCDAIGDESQWRIWGTPNCGKGQPGQNARTAQGCSPARFRKVRVG